From the genome of Sporomusa sphaeroides DSM 2875:
ACAGGCTTTCGATCAGGTTGAATCCCTGCGTTATTATACCGGAGCTTTGGACAAATTTACGGCTGCGGCGGCTGAAGATTATCTTACCGGTGTTGTGGATAAAGACAACCAACCGCTGGCGGGCTGGAAAGATAGCGCTTGCCGCTTAGCTGCTTTAAACCGTAGGACGGGAACCCGCCTGCCTTTTTTTCCACGGGAAGTGACTTTGTATCCGTATTTCGATGCCGAAGCAGAATTTGTCGCAAACGCTTTAGCCCTGCGTGACGGTGAATGGTATATCGGCATTGACGGGCAGCATGTCCCGCCGGTTTTGGACGAAGTACGCTTCCGGTTTTCGACTAACCGGCACGATGCGATAAAGCGTCTTTGCACGGCTGCCGAGCTTGATGCCGCCGGACGCCGGCAATATGCACTCTTTATTATTGAGCTTAGTGGCCGGAAAAACGGAACCGGCATAACACGTACACTGGTTTTACAGGCAGACAGGCCTTCCCTGTTGACCGGCTCAGTTGCTGCTGCGGCAGCGATAGCCGTACTGGAGGGAGAAATACCTGCCGGAATTCGTCCGCTTGCTGAGCTCCCCGTACCGGACAAGGTAATTGAGCGGTTAAATAAAAGCAAGGTTATCAGTTGTCTGCGAGTTTTCGAATCTTCGGTTGAACAATTGCTGCCGGTGACGGAGGGGGAACTATGAGAAGAAAAACGCCGGGCAAACAATTGCGAGCGATCGTATGCGGCTCCACTTTCGGCCAGTTTTATCTTGAAGCCTTAAATCTGCTGCCAGAAGAGTTTATCATTGACGGCTTACTGGCACGGGGAAGCGAGCGGTCGGCGCAGTGTGCAAAGTATTACGGCATAAATTTATATACCGAGGCCGGCCAGCTGCCGGATAACATTGATCTGGCCTGTGTCGTGCTCCGCTCGGGAGTCTTGGGCGGCAAGGGCACGGATTTGTCGCAAGAACTTCTCGCACGGGGAATTCACGTTATCCAGGAACAGCCTGTACATCACAAAGATATGGCGGCTTGTTTAAGAGTGGCCCGGCAAAACGGGGTTTTGTTTCAAACCGGCGACCTTTATGTTCAATTACCTGCTGTCAGGCGGTTTATTGCCTGTACCCGGACTTTACTGAACCGGCAAAATGCCTTGTATATCGATGCGGCATTTGCTTCGCAGGTTTCCTATCCGATGGTACATATTTTGGCAGAAGCTTTGCCGTCCATTCGCCCCTGGCGGACAGGGACGGTGAGCCGGGAAGGAGGTCCGTTCCAGGTTTTGACCGGAACACTTGGTAAAACTCCGGCTGTTTTGCGGGTGCACAATGAAGTCGACCCCAACGATCCGGACAACTATCTTCACTTGCTTCACCAGGTTACCATCGGCACGGCGGGCGGCAGTTTGTCCCTTACTGATACCCATGGTGACGTCATCTGGCGGCCCCGGCTGCATATCACCAAAAATCTGGGTACGTTTGGCGATTTAGCAGGCGCTTATCCGGAGCATCTGCTGGAAAACAGTACCGAAACGCTGGGACCGTCGTCGTCTGCCAGCTATAAAGAAATTCTCACAAAGCAGTGGCCTGGGGCTATTGCCCGTGATTTGTCATCCATGCGCGAAATGATTCTGGAAAATTTTGATACAGCGATGAAATCCCAGCAGGCGCTTTTATATTCCAGTCAGTGGCAGGAACTAACGGAAACGCTGGGATATCCCGTGCTGCGTCCGGGAGGTAGCCACCAGCCGCTGCCGGTGAGTATCCTGCAAACCGAGGCGGAAAAAGTTGCCGTGAATGGGTAGCTGTGCTCAGTTTGGCTGTGTGAAATATGTAAAAAAATACAGGAAATGGAGCAAGAAGATGCTTGTATGCAGTCACATTATGTGTAAGGTAGCCAATATTTCCGAGGCAGTTCAGAACTGCAAGAAACTTGGTTTTTCCGTCGAATGGGGCAGTGCGCCGGAACGCGCCCATAATGCTTTCATCTGGTTTGAGGAAGGTCCATTTATTGAGTTCTTCCAGATACCGGAATCATGGTGGCTTCTGGGTTCCCCTTTTGGCCTTATCTTTGGCCGGGAAGCAGGAAAGCGCTGGTATCGTTGGTTTGGTTCTGCCGAGGGCCTTTGTGATTTGGCGCTTGTACCGGCAAATGCGGCTGAAGAGGCAGCTAAAGAGGTAATCAGAGACAGCCGCAGCTTTAAGGCGTTAAAACTATCCTTAAACAAAGCGGGTTTATCGACTTCCCGGATCATCAACGGCTGGCGGGTCCGGCCTGACGGAGTAAAAGTCCGGTATAGTTTTTTTTCGCCGGAACCTTCCGGCCTGCCCTTTGTCGTTTCCGGCTATGACAGTTGCCAGCGTCCGGAAAAGGTTGAACATCCTAACGGCGCGCGCGGTATTACCTGGATCAAAATGGGCGTTGCCCACAATGATGTGCAGCAGTTTCGGCTTCTTACCCAAGGGGACAAATGGCTTATTGCCCAGCCAGCGACCGAAACAAAACTGCTGGAACTGGGACTTGCGGGTTTAAAACAGAGCCTTGATCCAAATCTGTTACACGGTACGGTTATGACTGACGCTGCCGGGAAGCCGGAAAATCAATATGAGGAAAAATGAGGGGATACATTCATGTTGCAAAATAGTAAGGTCAATGTTGCGGCTAATCAGTTATTGATACGCCTTCGCCAGAGCGGCGTATCGCTATGGGCGGAAAATGGAAAGCTTCGCTACCGGGCACCGCAGGGTGCACTCGATGACAACGAACTTTTAGCATTGAAAAATCATAAAGCAGATATTCTGCATCTATTGGCAACAGATGCGGTGGCTGTTAAAGTTACGCCTGATCCCGCGTCCCGCTTTAATCCTTTTCCGTTGTCCGATGTCCAGTCTGCCTATCTGCTGGGGCGCCATGAGGCATTTGGCTATGGCGGCGTGGCTTGCCATATTTATCTTGAACTGAATTATCCCGAGCTTGATCCTGTCCGGGTCCAGAAGGTTTGGAATCAGCTCATATTACGCCACGACATGCTGCGGGCGGCAATTGATCCGAGTGGTTATCAGCAGGTGCGGGAACAAGTACCCGGACTTACCGTCGCCTATACCGACGTCAGTGCCTGGGACAACGTCAAGGTAGCGGACAAACTTGCCGAGATCCGTGAAGAAATGGGACAGCGGATTTATGATACCGCCGGATGGCCTTTATTCGGTATTGGCGTGACTAAGACGCCAGTGGGGGCTGTCTTACATTTTTCTATTGAATTGCTTATCGCCGATTGGACTAGTATTTGGCTGCTTATCTCGGAATTTGAAGCCCTTTACGCTGATCCCGCGTGCAGACTGCCGGAGCTTACGCTCAGTTTTCGTGACTATCTGCTGGCCGAACGCGGCGTGAAAGAAACTATGGCGTACAGCAGGGCTAAAGATTACTGGTTACAAAGGCTTGATGAGCTGCCGCCGGCTCCGGATCTGCCGCTAGCCAGACCCAATAGCACCGGTAAGGCGCATTTCCGGCGCCGTTACCTGCAGATGGATACTTCCTTGTGGAATGGATTCAAGCAGCAGGCCCAAAAACGGGGCGTGACGCCCACGGCGGCGGTAATGGCGGCCTATGCCGCCGTTATTGAGCGCTGGAGCCGCAACAAAAAGTTTTGCCTCAACCTTACCGTTTTGAATCGCATGCCTTTGCATCCGCAGGTTAATGACATTGTTGGCGATTTTACCGCGGTTAGTTTGCTGGCTGTGGACTGGTACGCCGGCCAATCTTTCTGCGAGCGGGCCCGGCAAATGAATAAGCAATTGTTTGCCGACCTTGATCACCGCTTATTCTCCGGCGTGGAAGTGTTACGGGAAATAGCGCGTAAGCGGGGACGGGAAGCTGCTCTAATGCCGCTGGTTTTTACCAGTGCTATCGGCCTGCTGGAGGCGGCAGCAATGAATCAGCCGCAGGGTAAGGTTGAAGGGCAGGGAATCAGTCAAACGCCGCAGGTCTTTATCGATTGCCAGGCGATGGACGGGCCATTCGGCCTTAGGGTTAACTGGGATATCAGAGAAGGTGTTTTCCCCGACGGCATGGTTGACGATATGTTCGCCGCCTTTGAATCCCTGTTGTTTTCCCTGGCAGGAACCGAGCAGGCCTGGGATGCGGCTGAGAACGTGTTTTTGCCGGCATGGCAGCTATGTGAGCGGGAAGACAGTAACGCCACCCAAACTCCGCTGGCAGCTGGTTTGCTGCATAGTGAAATTCTGGAACAGGCCGCTGCTGCGCCGGACCGACCTGCTGTTATTGACGGTGAGAACCGGGTGACATACGAAGAACTTTTGCTACGCGCTTCGGCAGTGGCCGCAAGACTAAAAGAATTAGGCTGCAGAAATCAGGATAAAGTCGCAATCATTATGGATAAGTCTGTGCAGCAGGTGGCAGCGGTGCTGGGAGCCTTGGCGGCTGGAGCGGTATATGTTCCGATCGACACAATTCAGCCGGATTTGCGCCGGATGGCGATACTGGAGAAAACCGCAGTCCGTTATGTGTTGACCTGCTCGGGAACGCGGCTGAATCTGCCGGAACACATTGCGGTAATTAAAGTGGACAAGTTAATGCCGCACCCGGAAAATATCTTAACAGCAGAGGGTGATCCCGATACACCGGCGTACATCATTCATACTTCGGGCTCGACCGGACAGCCCAAAGGGGTTGTAATTACACACCGTGCAGCGGTCAATACCATAAAAGATATTAACAAACGTTTTGCCGTCAGCCGGGACGACCGGATTATCGGCCTTGCCCAACTGGGATTTGATTTATCGGTTTATGATATTTTCGGCATTCTGGCGGCAGGAGGAACCCTGGTTTACCCGTCCGCCGACCGTCAGACCGACCCATCTCACTGGGCGGAACTGATGGCTGAACATGAAGTGACTATCTGGAACTCTGTACCGGCCCTGATGCAGATGCTGGTCTCCTATCTGCATTCTGCCCCGCAAATCAATCTGGAAAAGTTTCGCCTGGCTATGCTTTCCGGCGACTGGATTCCGTTGAATCTGCCGGATATGCTTATCAAACGCGTACCGTCTGTACAGGTGGTCAGCCTTGGCGGCGCCACCGAAGCGGCTATCTGGTCAATTTATCATCCTTACCAGGGATTGCAGCCAAACTGGAACAGCATACCGTATGGACGCCCGCTGGCCAATCAAGGATTCCGTGTTTTGGACACAACGCTGCGGGATTGTCCCGTATGGGTGACCGGGGAACTTTATATCACCGGTGCAGGTCTGGCCGAAGGGTATTATGGGGATGAAAAAGCAACCCGGGAAAAATTCTTCCCCCATCCTGTCGATGGACAGTGGCTTTACCGCACCGGTGATACGGGCCGCTATACTCCCGGTGGTGAAATAGAATTTCTCGGCCGCGAGGATACGCAGGTAAAAATCAAAGGGCACCGGATTGAACTCGGGGAAATAGAGGCCGTGCTGCAAAAGCACCCTGCGGTTGCTGCGGCCGGTGTTGTTGTTGACGGCTCAAATCAGGACAGGGCGTTATTAGGGGTGGTTGAGACTGCCTTCCGGTCAGGACGGGAGATTGCAAAAGATCAGGAACAGTTCGCCGGTTTGATAAGTGGAATCAGTGAACAGGCCGGTTTTTTGACGGCTGAACTAACCAAGGATGTTGTCGAAGCGGCCTATGCAAAGCTGGATAGAGCGATTCTGCACTCTATGCTGTGCGCCCTGATTCGTTTAGGATTATTTGCCGGGCCGGAAAAGTATTCGGTTGAGGATATTTTGAAAAATGAAGGCATCCAGCCTAAATACCATTGGCTGGTACGGCGCTGGCTGGCCAAACTGACGGAAAGGGGTTATCTGCTGGAGCCGGCAGCCGGACATTTTAGCTGCCCCCAGAGGCCGGCCGCCGAAAGCGTAAACCAGTATTGGGAAGAAGCGGAAACAGCCTGGGTTAAGGAGCTTGGCTCACCGGGCTTTGCAGCCTATTTGCGCAGTAATGCGGAAAATCTTTTGGAACTGTTGAGCGGGCGGCAGGATCCGGTTGCCCTGCTTTATCCTCAGGGCAGGCTGGACTATGTGGAAGCGCTGTATTCCGGAAACATCATGGTCAACTACCTGAATCATTGCATCTGCACGCTTTTGGAACGCATTGCCGCAAGCCAGCCGGGAAAAACGCTGCGTATCCTGGAAGTCGGGGCCGGTACGGGAGCAACTTCGGCCAAAGTGCTGAGCCGTATGGAAGGGATGAATGTGGAATATCTATTTACCGATGTTACCGCCTCGTTTATTCCCAGAGCAAAAGCACGCTTCGAAAGAATTGCGGGAGTACGGTTTGGTGTCTTTGATGTTGACAAAGATTACCGGGAACAGGGGCTGGCACCGAACAGTTTTGATATTGTGCTGGCAGCCGGGGTGTTGGAAAATGCCCGTGATATTCCGTTTACCATGGGCAGTCTGAAAGACCTCATTTGTCCGGGCGGCTGGCTTGTATTTACCGAACCGACAGAAGAACACGCCTGGATATTGGCTTCACAGGCATTTATGATGACCCAGCCTGCTGACCGGCTGCGGTTAGAACACTCTTATCTGAATAAAAACGAATGGCTGCAGGTATTGAAAGAATCCGGGGATGAGCCAATTTTGTCCTTGCCGGCGGCAGAGCATAAACTTTCAGCGTTGGGCCTGCATTTGTTTGCCAAACGCATGAAACAGGACCGGGTGCCATTACAGGCGGCGGAATTAGTCGATTATATCGCCCGGCAGTTACCGGCGCATATGCTTCCTACCCATTTACAGGTTGTTGACGCTTTGCCGCTGACCGGCAACGGTAAAGTGGACAGGCGGGTGCTGGCAAAATGGCGGCCTAAGCCGATAACAGAAGTAATTGCTGCACAGGCCGGTGAAACAGCTGCGGATGACCTGGAACTAAAATTGTCCCGGCTTTGGTCCGAGGCATTGGGGATTCCCGCTATCGGCCGGAAACAAAACTTTTACGAACAAGGCGCCGATTCTCTTATTATGGCGCAAGTTGCCGGGAAAATACGTGAAATCCTTGCCGGTGAGAGCCCCGAAAGTGACATACCCTTTGATGCGTTGCTGCGCCAAATGCTTAATTACCCAACCGTAGCCGAACTGGCGGAATTCATTCAGTCTCAAACCGGGGAAAAAGCAGAGCATGCCATTTTGGCTTCTCCCGAATTGCCGGATCAGGTGGCGGGCAATGCCGTGCTTACATCCTACGGCGGCGGTGACACCGGTCCCTTAAGAGTCGTTTTTCATGCTGCTTTAGGCACAATGAATTGCTTCCGTTTGCTTTTAGGCCATTTCGATCGCCAGACCATCGGGCCGGTCCTCGGCATTACGGTTAAAGATGCTCAAAAATATTGTGCGCTTGCGCCAGACCGGCTTGTCGAAACGGTGGCAGATGATTATGCCGGAGAATTACTGAAAACTGGGCATAAAAAAATGCAGCTTGTCGGTTATTGTCTGGGAGGTTTATTTGCCGTTGAGGTTGCCAGGCGTTTGCTGGAAAGCGGGATACAGCTGACCGATATGGTTTTGGTTGACAGCCATCCTGTGCTGTTCGATGTTCAGGACGATTTGGTTATTGAGGCTTTGTTTGTTCCTAATCTGCACATCAGCCTGGCGCAGGCCGGTTTCGGTGAAGCTACTCAGGATGAGTTTATTCTTGGTTTTAAAAGCATTATCGAGCGCACCGGCAACTATGTTCCGGCCGGGGCGGCGTGCGCCATTGCGGGTGATAATGGGTTGACGAAAGTGGGCGACATATTCCGAAAAATGGCAAGCTTTAGTAAGCGGGAGCGTTTTACCGCCTATGTCAACGCCATGGCCCGGTTTACCGGCGAACAAATGCCGGTTGACATGGCAGAAGGCTTATTTGCGGCCTATCGGCAAAGTTTTCTTGGCAGCTATTTTAAACCCCGGCCCTACATGGGCGATATCCGCTATTTGCGGGCCACCGGGTCATCCGGGTTTATGCCGGGTGCCCATGAAATGACACTGGAGTTCTGGCGCGAAATCTGCCTGGGAGACTTAACAGTCACCGATATCGGCGGCAACCATTTTAGTTGTGTTGAGGAAGAGCCATATGCCACTGATCTTGCCCGGCTAATCGCGTTACCGCTGGTAAAGTAACCCCGACGGATTCTTTCCCGCCAGCGCCGGCAAAACGGCCGGCACTGGCGGGAAAATGAAGTTTATCGGTAAAGGAGTGATTTTTATCAATAACCTTAAGGCGAAACGCTGCGTAAGATGTCTGGCCGTGGAGGCGCGGAGTAAAGGAACACTAATTGGTGATGACGGCGTATGCAATCACTGCAAAATAAACCCATCCCGCTATAACCGGATGTCCTGGGAGGAAAAGGAGCAGAAATTCCTTGAGCTTATCCACGCGGCCAAAGGTAAACACCGCTATGACGGTTTTATTATGATGAGCGGCGGTAAAGACAGCACTTATCTGGCTCTAAAACTTAAAAATGAATATAAGCTGAATCTAATGGCCATGTCCGTTGATAACGGCTTTGAATATCCGGACTCCTTTGACAATGCCCGAAAAGTATGCGACAAACTGGGAATTCCCTATATCATTCTTCAGCCCGATATGCGTCAATTGCGTAAATTCTACCGATATATTATAACGGAAAAACATCTCCGGCACGACGATTACAGCCAGATATGCCTGTACTGCGGAAATTATCTGAAACGCCAGGTTGACATTTATGCGGAAAAATTTGATGCGGCCTATATTTTTTCCGGTTATAACCCTGACCAGGTAACGGAGCTTGGGGAAGCGGCCATTGTGGAAGCCGATCCGGGGCTGGCTCAATATCAGCAAATGATCAAGAGAACACTGGATGAAAAAATGCAGGATGCCTATCAGTATACTTTGCAAAAAAATGATCCGGAGCTAGCTGCTTGCTTTGAACTGCCGCGAACGAAAATCCTGTACTATTATCAGCATTTTCCGTATGATCCGGTTCATATGCTTGCTACAATCCGGCAAGAGCTTGATTGGGAACCGATAAAACGGTTCAGCAAAAACTATCTCGTATCCGGCTGCCAGCTGGTTTGCACGTTAGTGCACCTTTGCCAGCAAAAAAATATACCGGATTATATTCAAAAGGAGTTCTCGGCGCAAATAAGAAGGGGTACCCTTACGAAAGAGCAAGTTGAGAAAGTAATGGCGGAAATAAAGTTTTCGAATGAAGAAATTGACGAAACACTCGCCAAACTGGATCTTACCTGTGCGCAAATGCTCACGCTTTAATTTTCTATTGGACAGGCAGTGTCATACTTAAGAAAGGGAGAAGGATATGACAGACGACAAAACCAGGAAGATACAAGAATATGCCGGCTCTGTCGCTGAGATTCTGGAATTCAGGGCGCGGCACACTCCGGATAAAAATGCCTATGGCATGCTGGACGCAGTTTTCCGGCTAACGGCAATCACTTATGCGGAATTATGGGCAAGAGTAGCGGCTCTCTCCTCCCGGCTGCCGGCGCAAATTGCCGGGGAACGCTGCCTGCTGATGTTTCAGCCGGGAATCGATTTTATCGTGGCGCTCCTGGCCTGCAACCATAGCGGGGCAATTCCTGTTCCTGTCAATATGCCGGGGCGGAATAAATCCCTGGTCAAATGGGAGAACATCGCCGCCAATTGTCAGGCCTGTTGTATTCTTACTGACAAAGCCGGTCTTGATACTTTCCCGGACATACTGAAGCCTTCCGGGGTATTAGCGGCCCTGCCGCTTTATGCGGAACAGGCGGGTATTGTTGCCGGCACCAGTCCGGGCTTTAATGAACTTGCGTTTTTGCAGTACACATCCGGTTCTACCGGTGATCCTAAAGGGGTTATGGTGACTCACGCCTCATTGCTGAATAACCTTAAGCAACTGGCTGACAAGTTTAGGATCAACGAAAATAGTGTTATGGTAAGCTGGCTGCCCTTTTATCATGATATGGGCTTAATCCTGGGAATTCTCCAGGGGATTTATTCGGGCAACCGAGTCATTTTAATGAATCCGGCCGACTTTATGCAGCAGCCGCTGAACTGGCTCCGGGCAATTTCCGTCTATCAGGCGACGCATACGGCGGCACCTAATTTCGCCTATGAACTGGCTGCCGCCAAACTGGCCAAATTGCCTCCTGACGAGGCGAAAGATATTTCCCTGCAATCACTGACAAGAGCGGTTTGCGGTGCTGAACCGGTTAACTTAAATACCATGCTCAAGTTTAATCAGGCGGCGCGTCCTTTCGGGTTCCGGGAATATACACTGTCGCCGGGATACGGGCTGGCAGAGGCTTCACTGGTAGTATCAGCCTATCGGCCGGGACAAAGAACCGGCTGGCTGAAGCTAGCTAGAAATGATTTGCAGAACGGCCTGGTTTCCGTGTTGGACCGGGGTTATCTTGATTACACGCAGCAACAGGCGGATGAAGCTGCAGCCGGCTCAATTTATTTGGTCGGCAACGGCTTCGTTATTGACGGACACCAAGTGTCGGTCAGAAATCCGGAAAGCGGGGCCGAACTCGGCAACCAGGTCATCGGTGAAATCTGTTTTGCCGGAGAATCGGTGACCCGGGGTTACTGGAACCGGGTGGAGGAAACCAACGCCACTTTCCCGGTTGATGAAAAGACCGGCCGGTTTTTTCTCAGAACAGGCGATCTCGGTTTTCTGGATACCAACGGTGAACTGTATATTACCGGCCGGATCAAAGATCTGATTATTATCCGGGGTATGAATTATTATCCGCAGGACATTGAACGAACCGCCTTTACCGCCCATCCCGATCTCCGTCCGGATGGCACCGCCGCTTTTTCGGTCGTTCAGGCCGGCGAGGAACAACTGATATTGATCCAGGAGGTTAACCGGCCGGCAGTCAGAAAGCCGCAATGCGATCAATGGGCGAAAAAAATCAGGGCCGATATACTAAAGGTTCACGGCATTCTCGCGGAGAGTATAATTTTTATTCCGCCGATGCATGTTCCCCGTACCACCAGCGGCAAAATCCAGCGTAACAAAGCCAAGGCCATGTACTTAAACCGTGAGTGGGATAAAATCGTGGGCATCTCTTCCCTGGAAAATTCGGAAAGAGCCCCAGGTGCGCAACCTATTACCAGCCGGGAAGAGCTGGCTGACTATATTACCGGACTTGTCGCCCGGCAGCTTGCCGTACCGGCAGGCGAAATCGATCGCAGTCTGCCGTTTACGGAACTTGGCCTCAATTCCATGATGACCCTGTCGGTTCGCAGTTCACTGGAGCAGGCAATGGGTTTCTCCATACCATCCGTTGCGCTGTTTAACTACAATACAGTGCAGCAAATGAGCGACCATCTGTTTTCGCTTAAGAATGGCAGCGTAAATCAGTCTTGGCCGGTCCGGCAAGCCGGTGTCGGGGATAGCGCTGTTTTTCCGGAAGCAGAATACGACCATTATTCGGAAGAAGAACTTTTGTCACTTCTGGCAAAGGAAGTGGGAGGGGAGGATAATGCACACTGAAACAACGGCGCTGGTTAAAAGCGATATTATTAAAAAAGCACTGATTGAAATAAAACAATTAAAACAAGAGTTGCATTGGCTGCGTGACAGCCAACATGAACCCATTGCCGTCATTGGCATGGCCTGCCGTTTTCCGGGTGGCATCACCAATCCGGCAGAATTCTGGCAGGCGCTGGTAGAGCAGCGGGATCTGATTGGAAGTGTTCCGGCCGGAAGATGGGAACCGTACCGCAGTAACAACCCGGGCAGCCCTTACCTAGAGCAAGCCGGTTTCTTACTGGAGGATATTGAAGCCTTTGACCACCGGCTGTTCCGGTTTTCACCGAAAGAAGCGGAACGGACCGATCCCCAGCAGCGGCTCTTTTTAAAAATATGCTGGGAGGCGTTGGAAAATTCGGGTTATGCCCCGGACAGGCTGAAAGGCTCTAAAACCGGTGTTTATGCCGGGGTCAGTTTGCCGGACTACCTTTATGCCCTGCACCTTGACCAAAAAAACAATTTGATCCTTGAACCAGACGATATCACCGGTAGCGGTTTTTCGTTTTTGTCAGGCCGGGCCGCGTATTTTTTCGGTTTCCAGGGACCCGGCATTACGTTGGACACCGCCTGCTCCTCCTCGCTGGTTGCTGTAGATCAGGCCTTGAAGGGACTCATGGCCGGTGACTGCGATATGGCGATCGCCGGCGGCGTAAACCTGATGTATTCACCGGCAACCACCGAACTGCTGGCCACGCTCAATATTTTGTCTCCCGACTGCGTAATCCGCAGCTTTGATGCCAAAGCCAACGGCACGGTACGCGGTGAAGGCGGCGGTGTGGTAATCCTGAAGAAACTGGCTGCCGCTTTGCGAGACGGTGACCGGATACACGCCATCATCAGAGGCAGCGGTGTAAATCAGGACGGGCCGAGCTCCGGGCTGACCGCTCCTTACGGACCGGCGCAGGAAAAACTGATTAACGATGTGTGGCGGCGCTGCCGGCTTGATTGTCATGATATAGGCTATATCGAGGCCCACGGTACCGGCACGGAACTGGGTGATCCGATCGAAGTGGCAGCTCTGGCTAATGTTCTCAAGGACAGAACGGCACCGGTTTATCTGGGAACCGTGAAAACCAATATCGGTCATCTGGAAGCGGCGGCCGGCATTGCCGGACTTATCAAGACCATTCTCGCAGTCGAGAATGGCGTTATACCGGGAAACCTTCATTTTGAAACGCCTTCGCCGCATATTGAGTGGGAAGAGGTTCCGATAAAAGTGCCGGCACGGACGCTCACCTGGGAAACCGGTCCGGACAAACCACGCATTGCCGGTGTCAGTTCCTTTGGTCTCAGCGGCACCAATGCGCATGTGGTTGTTGAGCAGTACTGCGGTACAGCTTTGCCCCAAGGAAAAAGCAGCCGCAATTGTGATGCAGACAGGCCGTTTCCTTTCAAATTCAGTTCGGTTACCGAACAGGGACTCTGCAGGCAGCTTGAGGCCTTTCTCTCCCATCTGGAAAAGGCACAGCCGCAGGACGAGACCGGCTTGGCGAATTTATCCTACAGCTTAAATAGCATCAAGGCCGATTTGCCGGTGAGAATGGTCATCTGGGCCCGGTCTGCCGGCGAACTGAAAGAAAATATCAAACAGGCCCTTGCCGGCCGGACCTCCGCTGCCGTTAGCCGCGGCAGCACGGCGAAAAAAGTCGTCTTTTTGTTCACCGGGCAAGGTTCGCAATATCCGGCAATGTTTGCCGATTTTTACCGGGAAAATCGCATCTTCCGTTCCTGCCTGGACGAGTGCAATACCTATTATCAGGCAATTACCGGCCAAGATCTGAGAAAAATTATTTTTTCCGGCGGCAGTTGCCTGCACGAAACGCGGTATACGCAGCCGGCACTGTTTGCCGTTGAGTATGCCCTGGCGCGGTTGTGGCAGGAATACGGCGTGGAACCGGTATTAATGGCCGGACACAGTGTCGGTGAATATACGGCGGCATGCCTGGCCGGTGTGTTTACTCTTGCTGATGCCGTTAAGCTGATTACGGCCAGGGGTGAACTCATGTATTCCCTGCCAAGATGCGGCCGGATGGCAGCGGTACTGGCCGGCAGGGAGACGGTAAGCAGCCTGCTGGCAGAAAAACAATGCGTTACCATTGCTGCGACCAACACTCCCGGACAAACAGTCATTTCCGGGGATGAACGGGAAGTGAACGAGGTCTGCGATGCATTGGCAGGAC
Proteins encoded in this window:
- a CDS encoding non-ribosomal peptide synthetase, which produces MLQNSKVNVAANQLLIRLRQSGVSLWAENGKLRYRAPQGALDDNELLALKNHKADILHLLATDAVAVKVTPDPASRFNPFPLSDVQSAYLLGRHEAFGYGGVACHIYLELNYPELDPVRVQKVWNQLILRHDMLRAAIDPSGYQQVREQVPGLTVAYTDVSAWDNVKVADKLAEIREEMGQRIYDTAGWPLFGIGVTKTPVGAVLHFSIELLIADWTSIWLLISEFEALYADPACRLPELTLSFRDYLLAERGVKETMAYSRAKDYWLQRLDELPPAPDLPLARPNSTGKAHFRRRYLQMDTSLWNGFKQQAQKRGVTPTAAVMAAYAAVIERWSRNKKFCLNLTVLNRMPLHPQVNDIVGDFTAVSLLAVDWYAGQSFCERARQMNKQLFADLDHRLFSGVEVLREIARKRGREAALMPLVFTSAIGLLEAAAMNQPQGKVEGQGISQTPQVFIDCQAMDGPFGLRVNWDIREGVFPDGMVDDMFAAFESLLFSLAGTEQAWDAAENVFLPAWQLCEREDSNATQTPLAAGLLHSEILEQAAAAPDRPAVIDGENRVTYEELLLRASAVAARLKELGCRNQDKVAIIMDKSVQQVAAVLGALAAGAVYVPIDTIQPDLRRMAILEKTAVRYVLTCSGTRLNLPEHIAVIKVDKLMPHPENILTAEGDPDTPAYIIHTSGSTGQPKGVVITHRAAVNTIKDINKRFAVSRDDRIIGLAQLGFDLSVYDIFGILAAGGTLVYPSADRQTDPSHWAELMAEHEVTIWNSVPALMQMLVSYLHSAPQINLEKFRLAMLSGDWIPLNLPDMLIKRVPSVQVVSLGGATEAAIWSIYHPYQGLQPNWNSIPYGRPLANQGFRVLDTTLRDCPVWVTGELYITGAGLAEGYYGDEKATREKFFPHPVDGQWLYRTGDTGRYTPGGEIEFLGREDTQVKIKGHRIELGEIEAVLQKHPAVAAAGVVVDGSNQDRALLGVVETAFRSGREIAKDQEQFAGLISGISEQAGFLTAELTKDVVEAAYAKLDRAILHSMLCALIRLGLFAGPEKYSVEDILKNEGIQPKYHWLVRRWLAKLTERGYLLEPAAGHFSCPQRPAAESVNQYWEEAETAWVKELGSPGFAAYLRSNAENLLELLSGRQDPVALLYPQGRLDYVEALYSGNIMVNYLNHCICTLLERIAASQPGKTLRILEVGAGTGATSAKVLSRMEGMNVEYLFTDVTASFIPRAKARFERIAGVRFGVFDVDKDYREQGLAPNSFDIVLAAGVLENARDIPFTMGSLKDLICPGGWLVFTEPTEEHAWILASQAFMMTQPADRLRLEHSYLNKNEWLQVLKESGDEPILSLPAAEHKLSALGLHLFAKRMKQDRVPLQAAELVDYIARQLPAHMLPTHLQVVDALPLTGNGKVDRRVLAKWRPKPITEVIAAQAGETAADDLELKLSRLWSEALGIPAIGRKQNFYEQGADSLIMAQVAGKIREILAGESPESDIPFDALLRQMLNYPTVAELAEFIQSQTGEKAEHAILASPELPDQVAGNAVLTSYGGGDTGPLRVVFHAALGTMNCFRLLLGHFDRQTIGPVLGITVKDAQKYCALAPDRLVETVADDYAGELLKTGHKKMQLVGYCLGGLFAVEVARRLLESGIQLTDMVLVDSHPVLFDVQDDLVIEALFVPNLHISLAQAGFGEATQDEFILGFKSIIERTGNYVPAGAACAIAGDNGLTKVGDIFRKMASFSKRERFTAYVNAMARFTGEQMPVDMAEGLFAAYRQSFLGSYFKPRPYMGDIRYLRATGSSGFMPGAHEMTLEFWREICLGDLTVTDIGGNHFSCVEEEPYATDLARLIALPLVK